A window of the Gossypium hirsutum isolate 1008001.06 chromosome A03, Gossypium_hirsutum_v2.1, whole genome shotgun sequence genome harbors these coding sequences:
- the LOC107935000 gene encoding uncharacterized protein, giving the protein MMDIWSWICEPPNNDDWGESDPHPPLAFTMASSEEGDSSSTRSIQLKAERTMGSDSEVCITFTISFQGFQSSPLWVSDPCSLSSEQPFLPLVLQLLQETISRSPAMPNTICPRSQLQKLKPEPISWIIESHSPESFSSFFNLVLLTRLFWLCSWDAPSEIGSFYFQYLLGPNIEALTFKQVPVLRTFLVSIGVDTELCFMRTLGYMLTKWIILSELSVGLKTLITPLKGQQQHLGFSYATEAHGFWTLKGYAPVNAMKLLHSSDQKSQFPATGAKGSLLRYALAHQQLEAVIQLEYTIGFHDGYIQVNARVDNLRFHVARLGFSKKNDEMDDFLNEKHFPSRIRVWVGPEVGSTYVSGLTLGRSTNNGENEVETQRILKGRFGKYSKDSSHVKARARVSMKNKMKNWRWDQDAEGNAAVFDAVLCDNVTGHEIATWKSFDQNSNGSSHGFQHRYYGANRPFTKAGGLVFAGDDYGEGVGWRLNRDMEGSVLKWRIGGEVWLSYWPNNVRSSYVETRCVEWCDEVDLPLIPPGK; this is encoded by the coding sequence ATGATGGACATTTGGTCTTGGATATGTGAGCCTCCTAACAATGACGATTGGGGTGAATCAGACCCACATCCACCGCTCGCCTTTACAATGGCGAGTTCTGAGGAAGGCGACTCAAGCTCAACTCGTTCGATCCAACTCAAAGCCGAGCGTACCATGGGGTCCGATTCAGAGGTCTGTATAACCTTCACAATAAGCTTCCAAGGGTTCCAATCTTCACCTCTTTGGGTCTCTGACCCCTGTTCTCTATCTTCAGAGCAACCTTTCCTCCCTTTAGTACTTCAGCTTCTCCAAGAAACCATCAGCCGTTCACCAGCAATGCCCAACACCATTTGCCCGAGGTCTCAGCTTCAAAAACTCAAACCCGAACCCATTTCTTGGATCATTGAGTCTCACTCACCCGAATCATTCTCGAGTTTCTTTAACCTTGTCCTTCTCACACGCTTGTTTTGGCTATGTTCTTGGGATGCTCCTAGTGAAATCGGGTCTTTCTATTTCCAATACTTACTAGGTCCAAACATCGAAGCCTTAACGTTTAAACAAGTCCCCGTGCTGAGGACCTTTCTGGTCTCCATTGGTGTCGACACCGAGCTGTGTTTCATGCGAACCTTGGGGTACATGTTGACCAAATGGATCATTTTAAGTGAACTCAGCGTTGGATTAAAAACGCTAATAACTCCTTTAAAAGGGCAGCAGCAGCACTTGGGATTTTCATATGCAACCGAGGCTCATGGATTTTGGACCTTGAAAGGGTATGCACCGGTTAATGCAATGAAGCTATTACATTCAAGTGATCAGAAAAGCCAATTTCCGGCCACCGGAGCAAAGGGTTCACTGTTAAGGTACGCACTCGCACACCAGCAGCTCGAGGCCGTCATTCAATTGGAATACACCATTGGATTCCATGATGGGTACATTCAAGTGAACGCACGTGTCGATAACTTACGCTTCCACGTGGCCAGACTAGGGTTCAGCAAAAAAAACGACGAAATGGATGATTTCTTGAACGAGAAACACTTCCCGTCGAGGATCCGAGTTTGGGTCGGACCGGAAGTCGGGTCAACGTACGTGTCCGGGTTAACCTTGGGTCGGTCCACGAACAATGGTGAAAACGAAGTCGAAACACAAAGGATCCTTAAAGGGAGATTCGGGAAATATTCAAAGGATTCCTCCCATGTTAAAGCAAGAGCAAGGGTTTCCATGAAGAACAAGATGAAAAACTGGAGGTGGGATCAAGACGCGGAAGGGAACGCCGCGGTGTTCGACGCGGTGCTATGCGACAACGTGACGGGCCACGAAATCGCAACGTGGAAATCGTTCGATCAAAATAGCAACGGCAGCAGCCATGGTTTCCAGCATAGGTACTATGGAGCTAACAGGCCATTTACCAAAGCTGGTGGATTGGTATTTGCAGGAGATGATTATGGAGAAGGTGTAGGATGGAGATTGAACAGGGACATGGAAGGGAGTGTTCTGAAATGGAGAATTGGAGGTGAAGTTTGGTTGAGTTATTGGCCTAATAATGTGAGGAGTTCTTATGTGGAAACAAGGTGTGTTGAATGGTGTGATGAAGTTGATTTGCCATTAATCCCGCccggaaaataa